AGCGGGCGTCCACGACGGACACCGCGATCGCGGTGACCACCGCGGTCACCGCCGAGCCGCCGATGACCACCGTCTGCAGGGCGTTGTCCTTCCACCGGTCGCGGCGGGCCTCGTCGCGGTAGCGCTCGACGAGGTCCGGCAGCTGCGCCCGGTAGCGCTTGCGCGCCCCCAGCAGGTCCCCGTTCCCCAGTTCGTCCAGCAGGTGCTCGCGATACCCGTGCTCCAGCGCACGCAGTTCTGACTCCACCGCGCGGACCTTAAAGTGCTGGCCGTACAACAGCTTCGCCGACACGGCGGTGGAAGCGACCGCCAGCACGAAGATCACTCCGACAGGTATCGCGAGCCCCCATAACGCCAGCGAGAGCGCTCCCAGCCCGAGCAGCAGCAGGTTGCCCGGGACCGCCCACAGCAACCGCAACCGCTGGACCAGGCGGGCTCGGTAGAGCTGTTCAGAGCGTTCCGCGATCCGTCGTTCGCAGGTCTCCGGCCGGTTGCTCCCGGCCAGCACTCCGCCGCCGACGATCCCAGCCGTGTCCACTCGCTCCATCACTATCCTTCCAGCGCGTCGAGTGCGATCGAAGTAGCTCCCGGAGCACGACGACAATCGGCCAGGAGGGTGATGGCCCGCTCGGCTGCGCGACCCACGTCCTGCTGCGCCGAGTGATCGCCGCTGGTTCACCAGGTCGATCGCCGCGTGGTACTCCGCAGTGACAACAGCGGGTGGCGCGATCGCCGGCGGCGCGACCAGCTCCGGGCCTGACACTGTGGCAGCGCTGGGCGCGGGACGGTTCACCGGGTCCGGGGAGTCAGTCGACGAGTTCCGCGGACCGTTCGGCGTAGAACTGCACCGGGTCGACCGCTTCTCCGGAGACCTCGATCTGGAAGTGCAAGTGGGGGCCGGTGGATTCGCCGCGATCGCCCATCGTCGCGATCAGCTGTCCCGCGCGCACGTACTGGCCGACGCTGACGAACCCGTCGTCGATGTGGCCGTAGGTGGAAATGACGTCGCGCGGGTGCCGGATCCGGATCCACAGGCCGTACCCGCTGGCCGGTCCGAAATCGATGACGACTCCGTGCGACGCGGCTCGGATCGGGGTGCCCACGTCGTTGGCCACGTCGACGCCGCGGTGCACGGTCCCCCACCGCACGCCGAAACCGCTGCTGATCTCGCCCTCGGTCGGCGCGACCCACTCCGCGGCCCGCGCCGGGGCCGGCTCCGGGGTCGGCGTGGGGACCGGCGGCGGGGCCGGCGCGGCCCGCGGAGCAGCGACGTCGACGACGGAGCGGGCTGCGGGGGCGGGGTGCTCGGGACGCGCCGTGGTGGCGGCGGACAGATCGGCGCCCGCCCAGGCGAGGCTGGTCGCGACGAGGACGGCGAGACCGCCCAGCGCGGTCTTGCATCGAATTGCCATCAGATTTCCACTCCTCCCGCCTCCCGCCGCGGTGGACGGGTGGCCGGGCTGAATTCCGCAGGAGCGCCGCATTCCATTCGGCACGGCGCGTGCGCGGCTCGAAGCGATTCCAACCGAGCCCTTTCGCCGGTGCATTCCGGAATTGGTCCGATGGAATGAGCGGAACGGAATTCACGAAACCCCGCCGGAGTACTCGCGAAATCCGCCACACGGAATCGCGACGATCACGGAGAGTCCACAGTGGTCACGATTCTCGGTGAACCGAGACGGCGGGCGACGTGAATCCCCCTCCGTTCCTCACGGAGGGTGCTGCCCCTCCGATGCGCCGCCGATTCACCCCTCCGCTCCGCCGAAACTCACCCGTTCGAGCGATCTCTCGGGCGTCCCCGGGCGAGGCGAGAGCATCCCCCGGCCAACATCACTCGGACGAGGGGCCCGTCCGGGGCACGGCTACCGCGCGCGACCACCTGCTGCCCACCCCGCGCCCTGGGGCACGACCTCGCAGGTCGCGCCCCAGGGCCGTGCTCGTGCGCGGGTGGTCGCCGACTTAGGGTGGCGGCGGAATCGGTGACGCGGACGGGAGGTCGCGGTGGGCGGATCGCGGATCGAGACGGTGGCGGTGCACGGCGGTGAACGGCGACCGGGCCCGGAGGGCTCCGTGGTCTACCCCATCTACCAGAGCACCGTCTACTCGGTGCCGCCCGGGACCGAGTACCACGACCTCAGCTACATCCGGCTGAACTCCACGCCGTCGCAGACCTACCTGTACGACAAGCTCGCCGCGCTGGAGGGGACCGACGCGGCGCTGGCGACCACGTCCGGCATGGCCGCGATCTCCACGGCCCTGCACAGCGTGCTGCGTTCCGGCGACCACCTGCTCGCCGGCCACTGCCTCTACGGCGGCACGCACGACTTCCTCACCGAGCACGCCGCCGACTTCGGGTGGGAGGTCACCTTCATCGACCCGCAGCGCCCGGACACCTGGGAGGCCCGGCCGAACACGAAGGCGGTCCTGGTGGAGAGCATCGCCAACCCGCTCATGCGGGTCACCAGGCTCCGCGAGGTCGTCGAGTTCGCCCGGCGCCACGGCCTGGTCAGCCTGATCGACAACACCTTCGCCACGCCGGTGAACTTCCGCCCCGCCGAGGCCGGCTTCGACCTGGTGCTGCACAGCGCGACGAAGTACCTCAACGGGCACTCCGACATCGTCGCGGGCGTCATCGCGGGCCGCGCTGAGCTGGTGGAACGCGCCCGGACCACGGCCAACCACTTCGGCGGCAGCCTCGACCCGCACGCCGGCTTCCTGCTGGCGCGCGGGCTGAAGACGCTGGCGCTGCGCGTCC
This region of Saccharopolyspora hordei genomic DNA includes:
- a CDS encoding PLP-dependent transferase yields the protein MGGSRIETVAVHGGERRPGPEGSVVYPIYQSTVYSVPPGTEYHDLSYIRLNSTPSQTYLYDKLAALEGTDAALATTSGMAAISTALHSVLRSGDHLLAGHCLYGGTHDFLTEHAADFGWEVTFIDPQRPDTWEARPNTKAVLVESIANPLMRVTRLREVVEFARRHGLVSLIDNTFATPVNFRPAEAGFDLVLHSATKYLNGHSDIVAGVIAGRAELVERARTTANHFGGSLDPHAGFLLARGLKTLALRVRAQNANAQALAEFLAAHPGVVEVNYPGLASHPDHAHAAELFTGFGGMLSIRLAGGEAAARALIDAVRLPFSAPSLGGVESLITRPAATSHAGMSRADREALGITDDLVRISVGVENPEDLVEDFAQALATL
- a CDS encoding M23 family metallopeptidase, whose translation is MAIRCKTALGGLAVLVATSLAWAGADLSAATTARPEHPAPAARSVVDVAAPRAAPAPPPVPTPTPEPAPARAAEWVAPTEGEISSGFGVRWGTVHRGVDVANDVGTPIRAASHGVVIDFGPASGYGLWIRIRHPRDVISTYGHIDDGFVSVGQYVRAGQLIATMGDRGESTGPHLHFQIEVSGEAVDPVQFYAERSAELVD
- a CDS encoding DUF4231 domain-containing protein, whose protein sequence is MERVDTAGIVGGGVLAGSNRPETCERRIAERSEQLYRARLVQRLRLLWAVPGNLLLLGLGALSLALWGLAIPVGVIFVLAVASTAVSAKLLYGQHFKVRAVESELRALEHGYREHLLDELGNGDLLGARKRYRAQLPDLVERYRDEARRDRWKDNALQTVVIGGSAVTAVVTAIAVSVVDARWPAVVLSLLVAVAAAFAGYAKYRDRAHELQRTADALEREYESVELRVGRYRRFDDEREAYAEFADAVDALRAEQARRLPTAVIDTLGQ